One stretch of Banduia mediterranea DNA includes these proteins:
- the dtd gene encoding D-aminoacyl-tRNA deacylase has translation MIGLLQRVRSAAVDVDGERIAAIGPGLLVLVGVRPDDAETDVRRLVERLLGYRVFTDADGRMNRSLREHGGGLLLVPQFTLAADTRRGMRASFTTAAPPDAARRLFADVVNRARDEHRDVACGRFGADMQVSLINDGPVTFWLETR, from the coding sequence ATGATCGGATTGCTACAACGAGTGCGCTCCGCAGCGGTGGACGTCGACGGCGAACGTATCGCCGCTATCGGTCCCGGTCTGCTGGTACTCGTGGGTGTGCGTCCCGACGATGCTGAGACCGATGTACGCCGTCTGGTTGAACGACTGCTGGGCTATCGCGTCTTCACCGATGCGGACGGACGCATGAACCGCAGCCTGCGTGAACATGGTGGCGGATTGTTGCTGGTGCCGCAGTTCACGCTGGCGGCCGATACGCGCCGGGGCATGCGCGCCAGTTTCACGACGGCCGCGCCGCCGGACGCGGCGCGGCGCTTGTTCGCCGACGTCGTCAATCGCGCGCGCGACGAGCATCGTGATGTGGCCTGCGGTCGTTTCGGCGCGGATATGCAGGTGTCTCTGATCAATGACGGCCCGGTTACGTTCTGGTTGGAGACGCGCTGA